Proteins encoded together in one Vulcanisaeta thermophila window:
- the radA gene encoding DNA repair and recombination protein RadA, with the protein MPKGRRKVQESEEEVEVEETRASEEETEESSGETVVTATVSSGYPVIDVEEIEGVGRVTAQKLREAGYNTARDVAFASVKELAEILGSEDRAKQIIAAAQKLIGLTPFITAYELYEKRRGIKRISTGVKSLDELLGGGIETKAITEFVGEFGSGKTQICHQLSVMVQLPEDKGGLKAKALYVDTENTFRPERIMQIAKYRGLDPQEALKNILYARAYNSDHQIMIIDESKKMIEKENIGLIIIDSLVAHFRSEYPGRENLAERQQKLNHHIAQLLRIADIYNVAVVVTNQVIAQPDVFFGNPLKPAGGNVIAHGATYRVWLRKGKENVRIAKIFDSPYHPEREVTFRITEEGVVD; encoded by the coding sequence ATGCCTAAGGGGAGGAGGAAGGTGCAGGAGAGCGAGGAGGAGGTGGAGGTTGAGGAGACCAGGGCCAGTGAAGAGGAGACCGAGGAGTCCTCTGGTGAGACCGTGGTTACCGCAACAGTGTCAAGTGGTTACCCAGTAATTGATGTGGAGGAGATTGAGGGTGTGGGTAGGGTTACTGCGCAGAAGCTTAGGGAGGCTGGTTACAACACGGCTAGGGACGTGGCCTTCGCAAGCGTTAAGGAGTTGGCTGAGATACTGGGTAGTGAGGATAGGGCTAAGCAGATAATAGCGGCTGCCCAAAAGCTCATTGGACTGACACCCTTCATAACGGCCTACGAACTTTACGAGAAAAGGAGGGGCATTAAGAGGATAAGCACCGGTGTCAAGTCCCTGGACGAATTACTGGGTGGTGGTATTGAGACTAAGGCAATAACGGAGTTCGTGGGTGAATTCGGGAGCGGGAAGACCCAAATATGCCATCAACTTAGCGTCATGGTTCAACTACCGGAGGATAAGGGTGGGTTAAAGGCCAAGGCGCTCTATGTGGATACCGAGAACACCTTTAGACCCGAGAGGATAATGCAGATAGCCAAGTACAGAGGCTTGGACCCGCAGGAGGCGCTTAAGAACATACTGTACGCCAGGGCTTATAATAGTGACCATCAAATAATGATAATTGACGAGAGTAAGAAGATGATTGAGAAGGAGAACATAGGCCTAATAATCATAGACTCCCTAGTGGCCCACTTCAGGAGTGAGTACCCCGGCAGGGAGAACCTAGCCGAGAGACAGCAAAAGCTTAACCACCACATAGCGCAGCTCCTCAGGATTGCCGATATTTACAATGTGGCTGTGGTGGTTACGAACCAGGTAATTGCACAGCCAGATGTATTCTTTGGGAATCCATTGAAACCTGCGGGGGGTAATGTGATAGCTCACGGGGCCACGTACAGGGTATGGCTAAGGAAGGGTAAGGAGAACGTGAGGATAGCCAAGATCTTCGACTCACCATACCACCCAGAGCGTGAGGTAACCTTTAGAATAACCGAGGAGGGCGTTGTTGATTAA
- a CDS encoding GNAT family N-acetyltransferase produces the protein MEVGSRELFSEAEEVLREAFGSSFRYARAVVDYGVASVAVAKLGGEVVGAVVFYRASFPRVRLCVIYYIAVLEGFRGMGLGSVLMSTAEEVCADTDLYIATTWYGNDAADALYRSLGYTAYSWDELRRLLGRRVVDRLLKATCGYDDDVAYVKPNRGDDPLELLRLVGYGDEEEVSRLWRETCLYTWLRIRGRA, from the coding sequence GTGGAGGTGGGTTCCAGGGAATTGTTTAGCGAGGCTGAGGAGGTGCTTAGGGAGGCCTTTGGCTCCTCCTTTAGGTACGCAAGGGCCGTTGTGGATTATGGGGTGGCTTCCGTGGCCGTGGCCAAGTTAGGTGGGGAGGTTGTGGGTGCCGTGGTGTTTTACAGAGCCTCATTCCCCAGGGTTAGGCTCTGTGTCATATACTACATAGCGGTCCTCGAGGGCTTTAGGGGGATGGGGCTTGGTAGCGTGTTGATGAGTACCGCCGAGGAGGTCTGCGCCGACACTGATCTATACATAGCCACCACCTGGTATGGGAATGATGCGGCAGATGCCCTCTACAGGTCCCTGGGGTACACCGCGTACTCATGGGATGAGTTAAGGAGGTTACTGGGTAGGAGGGTTGTGGATAGGTTGCTAAAGGCCACCTGTGGTTATGATGATGACGTAGCCTACGTAAAGCCCAACCGTGGTGATGACCCCTTGGAGCTATTGAGGCTTGTGGGTTATGGTGATGAGGAGGAGGTTAGTAGGCTTTGGAGGGAGACCTGTCTCTATACATGGCTTAGGATTAGGGGTAGGGCGTGA
- a CDS encoding 30S ribosomal protein S11: MSEESETKEETQQPQPQATQLPEVKPAQVSAARKLRWGVAHIYSSYNNTIIIITDLTGAETVARVSGGQVVKADRDKPSPYAAMMAAYKAAEVAMSRGINAVHIKVKAPGGYGPKTPGPGAAAAIRALARAGLIIGRIEDVTPIPTDTIRPPGGRRGRRV, from the coding sequence ATGTCAGAGGAGAGCGAGACTAAGGAGGAGACCCAACAGCCACAACCGCAGGCAACGCAACTGCCTGAGGTAAAGCCGGCCCAGGTTAGTGCCGCCAGGAAGCTTAGGTGGGGTGTGGCCCATATTTACTCAAGTTATAATAACACAATCATCATAATAACGGACCTAACGGGCGCGGAGACCGTGGCTAGGGTCAGTGGTGGGCAGGTGGTTAAGGCTGATAGGGATAAACCAAGCCCCTACGCTGCCATGATGGCCGCGTACAAGGCCGCGGAGGTAGCCATGAGTAGGGGTATAAATGCTGTGCACATAAAGGTTAAGGCGCCAGGGGGTTATGGACCCAAGACCCCAGGCCCAGGCGCAGCCGCGGCCATAAGGGCGCTTGCAAGGGCTGGTTTGATCATTGGGCGTATTGAGGATGTTACCCCAATACCCACGGACACCATTAGGCCACCTGGAGGTAGGAGGGGTAGGAGGGTTTGA
- a CDS encoding mandelate racemase/muconate lactonizing enzyme family protein, with the protein MSEPVIKSVRVLTVMGNFEWPIVKVELSNGLVGYGECHRGPGIREVLRRAEELVRGGEVNVEYILRLIRKHIPNSEWGVVNNAISGLETALWDLKGKLTGLPIYELLGGKVRDRVPVYADLHAGAGIAEAGGKRWVELGSTEVAYNVENYVKRAREAMNMGFRYIKFDVDVPEGMMETEFDRTFGMGIVKFITSFIGGVRDAVKYNVDIMVDGHWAFSVPTALAIARELAKYDVFWFEDPVPPENVDAMREVRLKSPVPIATGEKLYRLSQFRELIEKGATDIIHPDVQRLGGLLEMKKIAYLAEEYYVPVAIHNISSPIGTMANAHVAATIGDFIAVEWHAIDLPWWPDMVKEGMIIKNGYIELPRKPGLGVELNERVALEHAKDPVEAREFQS; encoded by the coding sequence GTGAGCGAGCCGGTGATAAAGTCCGTAAGAGTGTTGACGGTCATGGGGAACTTTGAATGGCCCATTGTGAAGGTTGAGTTGAGCAATGGGTTGGTGGGTTATGGGGAGTGCCACAGGGGGCCTGGGATTAGGGAGGTTTTGAGGAGGGCTGAGGAGTTGGTAAGGGGTGGTGAGGTTAATGTGGAGTACATACTAAGGCTCATTAGGAAGCACATACCCAACTCGGAATGGGGTGTGGTTAATAACGCCATAAGCGGTTTAGAAACGGCCCTGTGGGACCTAAAGGGTAAACTCACTGGGTTGCCAATTTACGAGTTACTGGGTGGTAAGGTCAGGGATAGGGTTCCCGTTTACGCGGACCTACACGCCGGCGCGGGCATTGCGGAGGCTGGGGGTAAGAGGTGGGTGGAGCTTGGAAGCACCGAGGTGGCTTACAATGTGGAGAACTACGTAAAGAGGGCTAGGGAGGCCATGAACATGGGTTTCAGGTACATAAAATTCGATGTTGACGTGCCCGAGGGCATGATGGAGACGGAGTTCGACAGAACCTTTGGAATGGGCATTGTTAAGTTCATAACATCATTCATAGGCGGTGTCAGGGATGCCGTTAAGTACAACGTGGACATAATGGTCGATGGCCACTGGGCCTTTAGCGTACCCACGGCACTCGCCATAGCTAGGGAGTTGGCCAAGTACGATGTGTTCTGGTTCGAGGACCCAGTACCCCCTGAGAATGTGGATGCCATGCGCGAGGTTAGGCTTAAGTCCCCAGTACCCATCGCCACTGGCGAGAAGCTTTATAGGCTTTCCCAGTTCAGGGAGTTGATTGAGAAGGGGGCCACGGACATAATACACCCAGACGTTCAAAGGCTCGGTGGACTACTGGAGATGAAGAAAATAGCCTACCTAGCCGAGGAGTACTACGTGCCAGTGGCAATACACAACATATCAAGCCCCATAGGGACCATGGCCAACGCCCACGTGGCCGCCACAATAGGGGACTTCATAGCCGTTGAGTGGCACGCCATAGATCTACCCTGGTGGCCCGACATGGTTAAGGAGGGCATGATAATAAAGAACGGCTATATAGAACTCCCCAGGAAACCGGGGCTTGGGGTTGAGCTTAATGAGAGGGTTGCCCTCGAGCATGCCAAGGACCCCGTGGAGGCCAGGGAGTTTCAATCCTAG
- the deoC gene encoding deoxyribose-phosphate aldolase has protein sequence MVVTNIVGLIDNTYLKPYGTTEDIERLVEDTARYGAYSITINPVFVRYARDYMSRRGYKLRISVVIDFPFGALTTDARVELIRRYSGLVDEYDVVVPMGLVKSGLWRDVEDDIKTVVEEAHRLGKVVKVIVEDAYTTREEKLELYRIVMQSGADFIKTSTGFEEREYAERLGNRVGAQVENVRLMAELSRRYNPRIGIKVAGGIRTYQQVLELLNASERRPDPTEFRVGTSHMLDIIRTMPKS, from the coding sequence GTGGTCGTGACAAACATCGTGGGTTTAATTGATAACACATACCTCAAGCCTTACGGGACCACCGAGGATATTGAGAGACTGGTCGAGGACACCGCGAGGTATGGTGCGTACTCAATAACCATAAACCCCGTGTTTGTGAGGTACGCCAGGGATTACATGAGTCGTAGGGGTTATAAGCTGAGGATTTCGGTGGTCATTGACTTCCCCTTTGGTGCATTAACCACGGATGCCAGGGTTGAGTTGATCAGGAGGTACTCGGGCCTTGTTGATGAGTACGACGTGGTCGTCCCCATGGGCCTCGTTAAGTCCGGCCTTTGGCGTGATGTTGAGGATGACATAAAGACCGTGGTTGAGGAGGCGCACAGGCTTGGTAAGGTGGTTAAGGTGATCGTTGAGGATGCGTACACCACCAGGGAGGAGAAGCTTGAGTTGTATAGGATAGTTATGCAGTCTGGGGCGGACTTCATAAAGACGAGTACAGGTTTTGAGGAGAGGGAGTATGCGGAGAGGCTGGGTAATAGGGTCGGTGCCCAGGTGGAGAATGTTAGGTTAATGGCCGAGTTATCAAGGAGGTATAACCCGAGGATAGGTATTAAGGTGGCTGGTGGGATAAGGACCTACCAGCAGGTCCTTGAATTACTGAACGCGTCCGAGAGGAGGCCTGACCCTACGGAGTTTAGGGTTGGGACGAGCCACATGCTGGATATCATAAGGACCATGCCCAAATCATGA
- a CDS encoding 50S ribosomal protein L14e produces MPRVFDIGRVCVKVAGREAGRKCVIVDIKDENFVIVTGPRGLTGVKRRVANVKHLEPTEYRINIRKGASDEEVMKALEEANLLDYMRQPVKPRLSEVITKQ; encoded by the coding sequence ATGCCCAGGGTGTTCGATATAGGCAGGGTATGCGTTAAGGTGGCTGGTAGGGAGGCTGGGCGTAAGTGCGTCATTGTGGATATTAAGGATGAGAACTTCGTAATAGTAACGGGGCCCAGGGGGCTCACTGGGGTTAAGAGGAGGGTTGCCAATGTGAAGCACTTGGAGCCCACGGAGTACAGAATAAACATAAGGAAGGGTGCCAGTGATGAGGAGGTTATGAAGGCACTTGAGGAGGCAAACCTACTGGATTATATGAGGCAGCCCGTTAAGCCCAGGCTCTCGGAGGTCATAACCAAGCAATGA
- a CDS encoding MFS transporter produces MQNEDSRKTENTIPPRKPQKDHPTLRNRKKNLIGIGYLFGKLRLSEYRGLAFLGYLMGSVASLGMYPMAFLLGVAVAGTEVFEPTIVSKLVPKKSLGSGMGMLTLGRSIGLLLGNSVMGLLYQIHYTYSYYFASATSLAAFIIIILIQRPMRMSKSRAHP; encoded by the coding sequence ATGCAGAACGAAGACTCACGAAAAACCGAGAACACCATCCCACCAAGAAAACCACAAAAAGACCACCCCACATTGAGAAACAGAAAGAAGAACCTAATCGGAATCGGCTACCTATTCGGAAAACTAAGGCTAAGCGAGTACAGGGGGTTGGCCTTCCTGGGCTACCTAATGGGCTCAGTGGCATCCCTGGGCATGTACCCAATGGCATTCCTACTGGGTGTTGCTGTGGCGGGTACCGAGGTCTTCGAACCCACGATAGTCTCTAAGCTCGTGCCCAAGAAGTCCCTGGGCTCGGGCATGGGCATGCTAACCCTGGGCAGGAGTATCGGCTTACTCCTTGGGAATTCAGTAATGGGGCTATTATACCAAATACACTACACATACTCATACTACTTCGCATCAGCAACATCCCTCGCAGCTTTCATAATAATCATACTAATACAAAGACCTATGAGAATGAGCAAATCAAGGGCTCATCCATGA
- a CDS encoding mechanosensitive ion channel domain-containing protein: MSSSGGGTENIARNISTSLAWLIVWIAVYMIVAAIVNSVLPQVLSPIFNYRELVLKPYGVYINIVLALIFGYMIVKSFANFMYWSMRVRYPHQTAAAIRSIVTILGIGALLASIAGGVAGGAAGVALGGFLALVIGFASQQVLGQAVAGMFILLTRPFKIGDYVNIVGEQGTVEDITALFTYVRKDDNTLVLIPSASIIGNKIYHLKKAQ, translated from the coding sequence ATGTCGTCCAGTGGTGGAGGAACTGAAAATATCGCCAGAAATATATCTACTAGCCTAGCGTGGTTAATAGTATGGATTGCAGTGTATATGATAGTTGCGGCCATTGTAAACAGTGTACTACCCCAAGTCCTAAGCCCTATATTTAACTACAGGGAATTAGTTCTTAAACCATATGGCGTCTACATAAACATCGTGCTAGCATTAATTTTTGGTTATATGATTGTCAAGAGTTTTGCCAACTTCATGTACTGGTCCATGAGGGTTAGATATCCCCACCAGACCGCCGCGGCCATTAGGAGTATCGTAACTATACTAGGGATTGGTGCATTACTGGCCTCAATAGCTGGAGGAGTTGCAGGGGGTGCAGCTGGGGTAGCCTTAGGTGGCTTCCTGGCACTCGTAATTGGTTTCGCCTCCCAGCAAGTCTTGGGTCAGGCCGTTGCCGGGATGTTCATATTATTAACAAGACCATTTAAGATAGGTGACTACGTGAATATCGTAGGCGAACAAGGCACTGTAGAGGATATAACAGCGCTCTTCACCTACGTTAGGAAAGACGACAACACCCTAGTCCTAATACCAAGTGCCTCAATAATAGGTAATAAGATATATCATCTTAAAAAGGCTCAATAA
- a CDS encoding M42 family metallopeptidase, with product MPVPEFVELLRRLSEAFGPSGFEDEVRELVIKELEPLVDELFVDKWGNVIGVRYGARRDLRAMVAAHMDEIGLLIDSIEKNGFLRFRGVGGWNEVTLVGQRVIIRTRDGRKIRGVIGSRPPHVTPPGKEREAPELKDLFIDIGASSSEDVERMGVTVGSVAVLDRDFVQLNGDVVTGKAFDDRVGLAVMIWALRQLRDHQVTIYAVATVQEEVGLRGAQVAADRIYPDFAIALDTTIAADVPGVNEREYVTRVGKGPAIKVMDGGRGNLFIAHPKLTNFLISVANEFKIPYQLEVLIGGTTDALGIAFRRDGIPATTISIPTRYVHSPVELLNVNDAVNAALLLARALERADDKLISELREKSIKVKVPS from the coding sequence ATGCCTGTCCCTGAGTTTGTGGAGTTACTTAGGAGGTTATCAGAGGCGTTTGGCCCGTCCGGTTTTGAGGATGAGGTTAGGGAATTGGTTATTAAGGAGTTGGAGCCTTTGGTTGATGAGTTGTTTGTGGATAAGTGGGGCAATGTTATTGGTGTTCGTTATGGTGCGCGTAGGGATTTGAGAGCTATGGTTGCTGCTCACATGGATGAGATAGGCCTCTTGATAGATAGCATTGAGAAGAATGGTTTCCTACGCTTTAGGGGTGTTGGTGGTTGGAATGAGGTTACCCTCGTGGGTCAGCGGGTCATTATTAGGACTAGGGATGGTAGGAAGATCAGGGGTGTCATTGGTAGTAGACCACCTCACGTAACACCCCCTGGTAAGGAGCGTGAGGCCCCTGAGCTTAAGGACCTATTCATAGACATTGGTGCCTCGAGCTCTGAGGATGTTGAGAGGATGGGCGTGACTGTGGGCTCCGTGGCTGTTCTGGATAGGGATTTTGTTCAGTTGAATGGGGATGTGGTCACGGGCAAGGCCTTTGATGATAGGGTTGGGCTTGCGGTGATGATATGGGCACTCAGGCAGTTGAGGGATCACCAGGTCACGATCTATGCGGTGGCCACGGTTCAGGAGGAGGTGGGTCTGCGTGGGGCCCAGGTGGCTGCTGATAGGATTTACCCAGACTTCGCCATTGCCCTGGACACGACAATAGCCGCCGATGTACCGGGTGTTAATGAGCGTGAGTACGTTACCAGGGTTGGTAAGGGACCCGCCATAAAGGTTATGGATGGTGGCAGGGGCAACCTATTCATTGCACATCCCAAGTTAACCAATTTCCTAATATCCGTGGCTAATGAATTCAAGATACCCTATCAATTGGAGGTTTTGATTGGTGGTACCACGGATGCCCTGGGCATAGCCTTTAGGAGGGATGGTATACCGGCGACTACGATCTCCATACCCACCAGGTATGTTCATTCCCCCGTGGAGTTACTAAATGTTAATGATGCCGTGAATGCGGCTTTACTCCTGGCCAGGGCCCTTGAGAGGGCTGATGATAAGTTGATTAGCGAGTTGAGGGAGAAGAGTATTAAGGTTAAGGTCCCCTCATGA